The proteins below come from a single Methanobacterium formicicum genomic window:
- the nikR gene encoding nickel-responsive transcriptional regulator NikR → MMRISMSLPKKLLNEFDEVLKDRGYQSRSKGIRDALKDYIVRYQWMKEMEGDRIGIIAVIYDHHYTGVMEDLTDIQHDFREYINAVMHVHMTEKYCLEVIVVKGDVKYIRDLTEKIMRLKGVEHVKLTSTASGQN, encoded by the coding sequence ATGATGAGAATAAGCATGTCACTACCCAAAAAACTGTTAAATGAATTTGATGAAGTACTAAAAGATAGGGGATATCAATCCCGATCCAAAGGTATAAGGGATGCACTGAAGGATTACATTGTCCGGTACCAGTGGATGAAAGAAATGGAAGGTGACCGTATTGGAATTATCGCCGTTATCTACGATCACCACTACACCGGAGTAATGGAAGACCTCACTGATATCCAGCATGACTTCCGGGAATATATCAACGCCGTTATGCACGTGCACATGACTGAAAAATACTGTCTGGAAGTAATAGTAGTTAAAGGAGACGTAAAATACATCCGTGACCTCACCGAAAAGATAATGAGGCTCAAAGGAGTAGAACACGTCAAGTTAACCAGTACTGCCAGCGGACAAAATTAA
- a CDS encoding methyltransferase domain-containing protein, whose product MKLTSYQQNLLSDTERLTAFYRIINEKVMGGVVYDLGTGSGVLSSWTAPLARTVYAVEKNPITAKIAQKNLNSFKNVSLIQGDAKTISFPEKADTIICEMMDTALIDEEQVPVLNSVRKYLNPQGDIIPCGVFNGVEALDIDIPYPCYQEEETSNLRVMSKLLIYDKINFKKHIAPEIDYRISLTLNTTGTVSGVKITTFTLLAPDFICGPTPMFNPPLLVPTNQIKGERGDEIILKLKYTMGGGLDTLKAAVETIS is encoded by the coding sequence ATGAAACTCACATCCTATCAACAAAATCTGCTATCAGATACTGAGCGACTGACAGCATTTTACCGGATAATAAATGAGAAAGTGATGGGAGGCGTTGTATACGATTTAGGAACAGGTTCGGGAGTTCTCAGCTCCTGGACTGCTCCTTTAGCCCGTACAGTCTACGCTGTTGAAAAAAACCCCATCACTGCTAAAATTGCCCAGAAAAATCTTAATTCGTTTAAAAACGTCTCCTTAATTCAAGGAGATGCAAAAACTATTTCTTTTCCAGAAAAAGCAGATACTATAATCTGTGAAATGATGGATACTGCTCTGATTGATGAAGAACAGGTCCCGGTCCTTAACTCTGTGCGAAAATATCTAAACCCCCAGGGAGACATTATCCCCTGTGGAGTATTCAATGGGGTGGAAGCCCTGGATATAGATATTCCTTACCCCTGTTATCAGGAAGAAGAAACTTCTAACCTCAGAGTTATGAGTAAACTCTTAATCTATGATAAAATTAATTTTAAAAAGCACATCGCTCCGGAAATTGATTACCGGATCAGCCTCACCCTCAACACCACGGGCACAGTTTCTGGAGTAAAAATTACCACGTTCACCCTGCTGGCCCCCGATTTTATCTGTGGACCCACTCCCATGTTCAACCCCCCTCTTCTAGTTCCCACTAACCAGATAAAGGGGGAAAGGGGAGATGAAATTATTTTAAAACTTAAGTATACCATGGGAGGTGGTTTAGATACCCTTAAAGCAGCAGTTGAAACAATTTCTTAA
- the cobQ gene encoding cobyric acid synthase CobQ: protein MVSAETKCIMVQGTASNAGKSVVVAALCRMFSQRGYRVAPFKSQNMSLNSFTTSENREIAMAQVLQADAAGVEPHHHMNPVLLKPKEDFTSQVIVHGQPAGDMNFYHYQHNFRDQALKAIKESLDALKKDYDVIIMEGAGSPAEINMLDVDLANMQIARLADADVILVADIDKGGVFASIAGTFQLLPPEDRQRIKGIVINKFRGNLDILMPGIRQIEEIVGVPVLGVLPFDPGLRLPEEDSASLSERKYRSHGQITVGVLRLPRISNFTDIDPLEYEPDVGVRLIEIGEDIGDVDALIIPGTRNSISDLVALTESGLADEIVSLSQEIPVFGICGGYQMLGRKIIDRTLKESNIGSVEGMGILDVKTSFGEVEKIISQSQGTPVGQGIFSRTTGEVLNGYELHEGISRLGDCKPLLRVIKGCGNYPKSGFDGAQNDLTAGTYFHGIFHNFQFRRSFTDYLRIGNGLEPLGYQKDDFKDLREFSMERLANLVEDNLNMDELQRVLHFDLI from the coding sequence ATGGTATCAGCGGAAACAAAATGTATAATGGTTCAGGGAACTGCATCCAATGCCGGTAAAAGTGTGGTGGTGGCTGCACTTTGTAGAATGTTTTCCCAGAGAGGTTATCGTGTTGCACCCTTCAAATCCCAGAATATGTCGCTGAATTCGTTTACCACATCTGAAAATAGGGAAATAGCAATGGCCCAAGTATTACAGGCCGATGCTGCCGGGGTTGAACCCCATCACCATATGAATCCGGTTTTACTCAAACCCAAGGAAGATTTCACTTCCCAGGTCATTGTACATGGCCAGCCTGCCGGAGATATGAACTTCTACCATTACCAGCACAACTTCCGTGACCAGGCCCTGAAGGCTATTAAAGAGTCCTTAGATGCTTTGAAGAAGGATTATGATGTGATTATCATGGAAGGGGCTGGTTCCCCTGCAGAGATAAACATGCTGGATGTGGATCTGGCCAATATGCAGATTGCGCGTCTGGCTGATGCGGATGTAATCTTAGTGGCAGATATTGACAAAGGAGGGGTTTTCGCATCCATTGCCGGTACATTCCAGTTGTTACCTCCTGAAGACCGTCAGAGGATCAAAGGCATAGTGATAAACAAATTTAGGGGTAACCTGGACATTCTTATGCCTGGAATCAGACAGATTGAAGAGATCGTTGGAGTTCCAGTTCTGGGAGTGTTACCCTTTGATCCAGGACTCAGACTTCCTGAAGAAGATTCTGCCTCATTATCTGAACGGAAATATCGTAGCCACGGCCAGATAACTGTGGGAGTCCTGCGCCTGCCCCGGATTTCTAACTTCACGGATATCGATCCCCTGGAATATGAGCCAGATGTCGGGGTGCGCCTCATTGAAATTGGGGAGGACATAGGTGATGTGGATGCACTGATCATTCCCGGGACCCGTAACAGTATCAGCGACCTGGTGGCACTGACCGAGTCGGGTCTTGCCGACGAAATAGTCAGTTTATCACAGGAAATACCGGTCTTCGGTATCTGCGGAGGATACCAGATGTTAGGGAGAAAAATTATTGACAGAACCCTTAAAGAATCAAATATCGGCAGTGTTGAAGGTATGGGAATTCTGGATGTTAAAACCAGCTTCGGAGAAGTGGAGAAGATCATCAGCCAGAGTCAAGGAACTCCTGTGGGCCAGGGAATTTTTAGTAGAACCACGGGCGAAGTTTTAAATGGTTATGAGCTTCACGAAGGAATATCCAGACTGGGAGACTGCAAACCACTCCTAAGGGTTATTAAAGGTTGTGGAAACTACCCTAAATCTGGTTTTGATGGTGCTCAGAATGATTTAACAGCCGGAACCTATTTCCATGGAATATTTCACAATTTCCAATTCCGAAGGTCCTTCACTGATTACCTGAGGATAGGTAATGGCTTGGAACCCTTAGGCTATCAAAAAGATGATTTTAAAGATTTAAGGGAATTTTCCATGGAACGTTTGGCCAATTTAGTCGAAGATAACCTGAACATGGATGAATTACAAAGAGTTCTACACTTCGATTTAATATAA
- a CDS encoding CBS domain-containing protein: protein MKVKEAMNQDVITISSSTRPPEAFQKMYKEGVRRLFVMDDEGEPLGVVSYSDLIGVLGTIRPTAKDAVSLQITDIMSKEVITISSDAGIEDAANLMLRADISGLLVLEDGKPVGVITKTDICRMVAAELLVPI from the coding sequence ATGAAAGTAAAAGAGGCAATGAATCAGGATGTTATAACTATCAGTTCCAGCACTCGTCCCCCAGAAGCCTTTCAAAAGATGTACAAGGAAGGAGTAAGAAGGCTTTTTGTTATGGATGATGAGGGTGAACCTCTGGGAGTGGTATCTTATTCAGATCTTATCGGGGTTCTGGGAACTATTCGACCTACAGCCAAGGATGCAGTTTCACTTCAGATCACGGATATAATGTCCAAAGAAGTCATCACCATCTCATCTGATGCTGGAATCGAAGATGCGGCTAATCTCATGTTACGGGCAGATATCTCGGGTTTATTGGTACTGGAAGATGGTAAACCCGTGGGAGTAATCACCAAAACAGATATTTGTCGCATGGTGGCTGCAGAACTGTTAGTTCCAATTTAA
- a CDS encoding ATP-grasp domain-containing protein yields MKLLFIGARLFDDVALYTKDNGITTVLTESNPKSANLNLADSHYIVPRGMEHPKEIALQEDVDGVIPLIGIDSPLFEVALLKEELERDYGLPVVASPPEAVTISGDKIKTKEFLVNHNIKTPEYNLISSKMDDTELIRSKEDHDTELIRSKRDYNTGELTDTYPLVLKQAQGQGGKDIKIALSAEDVENYLEQYDQALAERFLDGFEVSVEILRWNDSSIPLVPVYKGKTTLEGVHPLHKLKKAPLNGEEESAGQLREKIRIIARNIGELLGVEGTADLDLILNQKDQETYVLEINTRPSGTRYLTAASCDIHPLCELVDMATGSWNARQVEERMKDYCALEVPVGKYPMERNNYQYRKFQGDNSWVIHGPENHQRITIRGRTEAEVLQTAKNLNLQVE; encoded by the coding sequence ATGAAATTACTATTTATTGGGGCTCGTTTATTTGATGACGTAGCCTTATATACCAAAGATAATGGAATAACCACTGTTCTAACCGAATCAAACCCTAAATCAGCCAATCTGAACCTGGCAGATTCACACTACATTGTACCACGGGGCATGGAACATCCTAAAGAAATTGCCCTCCAGGAAGATGTGGATGGGGTGATCCCACTTATTGGGATTGATAGCCCCCTATTTGAGGTGGCCCTGCTTAAAGAAGAGTTAGAAAGAGATTATGGTTTACCAGTGGTGGCATCACCACCAGAGGCAGTTACCATCTCCGGGGACAAAATTAAAACCAAGGAGTTCCTGGTTAACCATAACATTAAAACCCCGGAGTATAATTTAATCAGTTCTAAAATGGATGATACGGAATTAATCAGGTCTAAAGAGGATCATGATACCGAATTAATACGTTCTAAAAGGGATTATAACACCGGAGAATTGACCGATACTTATCCACTGGTCCTTAAACAAGCCCAAGGACAGGGCGGTAAGGACATTAAAATCGCATTATCTGCCGAAGATGTGGAGAATTATCTGGAACAATACGACCAGGCCCTTGCTGAGAGATTCCTGGATGGATTTGAGGTATCTGTGGAAATTTTACGGTGGAATGACTCTTCTATCCCCTTAGTCCCAGTTTATAAAGGGAAAACAACCCTTGAGGGTGTTCATCCCCTTCACAAACTAAAAAAAGCCCCATTGAATGGGGAAGAAGAATCTGCTGGCCAACTAAGGGAAAAAATAAGGATAATTGCCCGTAATATAGGAGAATTACTGGGGGTTGAGGGTACAGCAGACCTTGATCTGATATTAAACCAGAAAGACCAGGAAACTTACGTCCTGGAAATTAACACCCGCCCCAGTGGCACCCGTTACTTAACTGCTGCATCCTGTGATATCCACCCCCTCTGTGAACTGGTGGACATGGCCACCGGATCCTGGAATGCCCGCCAGGTAGAGGAACGCATGAAAGATTACTGCGCTCTGGAAGTACCTGTAGGAAAATACCCCATGGAGAGGAACAATTACCAGTACCGCAAGTTCCAGGGGGATAATAGCTGGGTAATCCACGGTCCAGAAAACCACCAGCGAATTACCATCCGGGGGAGAACTGAGGCAGAAGTACTGCAGACTGCTAAAAATCTTAACCTGCAGGTAGAATAA
- a CDS encoding potassium channel family protein, giving the protein MYIVIMGGGRVGLTLANYLVTSGNDVALIESDNGLCGNAAAELDALVICGNGTDVKTLEEASISDADVFVAATGNDEANLLSCILVKEYPVSKIIARVSNPDHEDAFKKVGIHHVISPELTAAGYLEKLINRPKIADLMVVGKGNAELLDISVNNSKIVGKRVSDLSPTDDYIIAAIHQNGEMYIPRDDWVLEENEKISVLVKTKAVKKVTSIFI; this is encoded by the coding sequence ATGTACATAGTTATAATGGGAGGCGGAAGGGTTGGTTTAACCCTGGCCAATTATCTGGTGACATCGGGAAATGATGTGGCTCTTATAGAGAGTGATAATGGTTTATGTGGAAATGCTGCCGCAGAATTGGATGCTTTAGTGATCTGTGGTAACGGAACTGATGTAAAAACATTGGAAGAGGCAAGTATTTCTGATGCCGATGTTTTTGTAGCAGCCACTGGTAATGACGAGGCTAACTTGCTTTCATGCATACTGGTTAAGGAGTACCCTGTCTCCAAGATCATTGCCCGGGTAAGTAACCCGGACCATGAAGATGCCTTTAAAAAGGTGGGCATCCACCACGTTATCAGTCCAGAACTCACTGCTGCTGGCTATCTGGAGAAGCTCATTAACCGTCCAAAAATTGCCGACCTGATGGTGGTGGGTAAGGGAAATGCAGAGCTTCTGGATATAAGTGTAAATAATTCTAAAATTGTGGGCAAGCGGGTTAGTGATCTGAGCCCTACCGACGATTATATAATTGCAGCTATCCATCAGAACGGTGAAATGTATATTCCTCGTGATGACTGGGTGCTGGAAGAAAATGAAAAAATATCAGTGTTGGTAAAGACCAAAGCCGTCAAAAAGGTCACTTCTATTTTTATTTAA
- the lonB gene encoding ATP-dependent protease LonB yields MANNNPNSEVSNEETLKPRSYKTSGDIDVPDRIIDQIIGQKEAVETVKKAAKQRRNVLLIGEPGVGKSMLAKGMAELLPPEELQDILVYPNIEDNHNPLIGVMPAGEGRNVVTNYKVKAKGQDERKNMFMIAIISLIVVIGFVLQQYLAAIIAAGIVFLALQQMKPRSTVMVPKLLINNNKRNMAPFVDATGAHAGALLGDVRHDPYQSGGLGTPAHERVEAGMIHKANKGVLYVDEIGSMQMKTQQELLTAMQEKKYAITGQSETSSGAMVRSQEVPCDFVLVASGNLHVLEGMHPALRSRIRGYGYEVFMKDSMKDTPENRDKLVQFVAQEVKKDGRIPHFSKEAVAEIIHEAQRRAGKKEALTLRLRDLGGLVRAAGDIAKGEKADYVTVDHVLNAKKLARTLEQQIADRYIVQRKRYRVFKSEGGEVGKVNGLAIIGDRSGIIMPIAAEAAPAQSKDEGKIIATGKLGEIAKEAVQNVSALVKKHTGTDISNYDIHIQFLQSYEGVEGDSASVSVATAVVSALENIPVDQSVALTGSLSIRGDVLPVGGVTGKIEAAAEAGIRKVLIPKSNMEDVLIEEHYREKIEIIPVETLSEVLEHALMGKGKKGLMDKMQKITDMVPKGILQKPATN; encoded by the coding sequence ATGGCAAATAATAACCCAAATTCTGAGGTTTCAAACGAAGAAACCCTCAAACCTCGTAGTTATAAAACTTCAGGAGACATAGATGTCCCTGATAGGATCATAGACCAAATAATTGGTCAGAAAGAGGCCGTGGAGACAGTTAAAAAGGCAGCAAAACAGCGCCGTAATGTTCTTCTAATTGGAGAACCCGGTGTTGGAAAATCCATGCTGGCCAAGGGAATGGCTGAATTACTCCCCCCAGAAGAACTTCAGGACATACTGGTATATCCCAACATAGAGGATAACCACAACCCTTTAATAGGAGTTATGCCTGCTGGTGAAGGGAGAAATGTGGTAACCAATTATAAGGTTAAGGCTAAAGGACAGGATGAACGCAAGAACATGTTCATGATTGCCATAATCAGCCTGATCGTGGTGATTGGTTTTGTTCTGCAGCAATACCTGGCGGCAATTATCGCTGCGGGTATAGTTTTCCTGGCCCTGCAGCAGATGAAACCCCGCAGCACAGTAATGGTGCCCAAACTTCTGATTAACAATAACAAGAGAAACATGGCTCCCTTTGTGGATGCCACCGGAGCCCATGCCGGAGCCCTTTTAGGTGATGTGCGACACGACCCTTACCAGTCTGGTGGACTGGGAACCCCTGCCCACGAAAGGGTGGAAGCAGGTATGATTCACAAAGCCAACAAGGGAGTTCTCTACGTAGATGAAATCGGATCCATGCAGATGAAAACCCAGCAGGAACTTTTAACTGCTATGCAGGAGAAAAAATACGCTATCACAGGTCAGAGTGAGACCAGCAGTGGTGCCATGGTTCGTTCTCAGGAAGTTCCCTGTGACTTTGTGCTGGTGGCTTCTGGAAACCTGCATGTCCTGGAGGGAATGCACCCTGCACTTCGAAGCAGGATACGTGGATATGGTTACGAAGTGTTCATGAAAGACTCCATGAAGGACACCCCGGAAAACAGGGATAAACTGGTTCAATTTGTAGCCCAGGAAGTTAAAAAAGACGGACGTATCCCTCACTTCAGCAAAGAGGCAGTTGCTGAAATTATACACGAAGCTCAGCGCAGAGCTGGTAAAAAAGAAGCATTAACCCTCCGATTAAGGGATCTTGGTGGTCTGGTAAGGGCTGCGGGAGACATAGCCAAGGGAGAAAAGGCAGATTATGTCACAGTGGATCATGTGCTCAATGCCAAAAAACTGGCCAGAACCCTGGAACAGCAGATAGCCGATCGTTACATTGTCCAGAGGAAACGTTACCGAGTGTTCAAATCTGAAGGTGGAGAAGTAGGTAAAGTTAATGGTCTGGCCATCATCGGTGATCGTAGTGGTATTATAATGCCGATAGCTGCTGAAGCTGCGCCTGCTCAGAGTAAAGATGAAGGTAAGATAATTGCTACTGGAAAACTGGGAGAAATTGCCAAGGAAGCAGTGCAAAACGTCAGTGCCCTGGTTAAAAAACACACCGGGACCGATATCTCCAATTACGATATACACATCCAGTTCCTCCAGTCCTACGAAGGAGTGGAAGGAGACAGTGCCAGTGTATCTGTAGCCACCGCAGTGGTGTCTGCCCTGGAAAACATACCAGTTGACCAGTCAGTAGCACTAACCGGATCCCTCAGTATCCGTGGGGATGTACTCCCGGTGGGTGGTGTCACCGGTAAGATCGAAGCTGCAGCCGAAGCAGGAATACGCAAAGTTCTGATTCCTAAATCTAACATGGAAGACGTGCTCATTGAGGAACATTACCGTGAGAAAATAGAAATTATTCCCGTGGAAACCTTGAGTGAAGTACTGGAACACGCCCTTATGGGTAAGGGTAAAAAAGGACTTATGGACAAGATGCAGAAGATCACCGATATGGTGCCCAAGGGAATCCTGCAAAAACCTGCCACTAATTAA
- a CDS encoding universal stress protein, translating to MILYKKILLPTDGSEYSEKAGEYAIWIADKSLSQIIVLNVVDTSYLRSLPQRDLELSLENEFQEEGNAAVQKFSQTLEKSQCEGKCSIPMVSMIKKGKPAQEIVKTIEEEGIDLVVIGASGKHGFNRLYPGSVTESVVRLASCPVLVVK from the coding sequence ATGATACTGTACAAGAAAATATTGTTGCCTACCGATGGCTCAGAATACTCGGAAAAAGCTGGAGAATATGCCATCTGGATTGCAGATAAGAGCCTTTCGCAAATAATAGTTCTAAATGTAGTTGATACTTCTTACCTTCGCTCTTTACCCCAGAGAGATTTAGAATTGAGTTTGGAAAATGAGTTCCAGGAAGAGGGTAATGCCGCGGTGCAAAAATTCTCACAAACACTTGAAAAAAGCCAATGTGAGGGTAAATGCAGCATCCCTATGGTTTCCATGATTAAAAAAGGTAAACCTGCCCAAGAAATTGTAAAAACCATTGAGGAAGAAGGGATTGATCTGGTGGTCATTGGTGCTTCCGGTAAACATGGGTTCAACCGACTGTACCCCGGAAGTGTAACTGAAAGTGTGGTGAGATTAGCCAGTTGCCCGGTACTGGTGGTGAAATAG
- a CDS encoding glycosyltransferase family 4 protein: protein MSDTEMLILTFILTALATIFFTYFVRKILINAGVTDSPIVTEHRHKTGTPTMGGLAMLLGAALAAAVFFHEQNLVLTVLIMLSAGLVGLLDDLLGLKIKEVQKVARNIATHPITIGRLTLKPGEEARVATPKAKEDLPSLLNDGKIEITGETPIKTEGTERDKIIAQIVLGIFLAATGAVSSSVLGFEAGIFIIPLVIFGVIGSINSVNLIDGMDGLAAGILAIASASCAIFAIITGNPAAAIPFGVLTGVSVGFLVFNHYPAIIIMGDTGSFALGAGYITAGFVGDVIYFAVIALAIPIISVVVSLMHRSHIIKLPVEPLHHTLHYKGLSEKKIIALYWSTTLIICVAAILIYQFLW, encoded by the coding sequence TTGAGCGATACAGAGATGCTAATTTTAACCTTTATTTTGACAGCCTTGGCTACAATATTTTTTACTTACTTCGTACGCAAGATACTCATTAATGCCGGTGTAACCGATAGTCCCATAGTAACTGAACACCGGCATAAAACCGGGACCCCCACCATGGGTGGTCTGGCCATGCTGCTGGGTGCGGCACTGGCTGCTGCTGTTTTTTTCCATGAACAAAATTTGGTGCTTACCGTGCTTATTATGTTAAGCGCGGGACTGGTGGGGTTGCTGGATGATCTTTTGGGACTTAAGATCAAGGAAGTGCAGAAGGTGGCCCGTAACATAGCTACCCATCCCATAACCATTGGTCGTCTGACACTTAAACCCGGTGAAGAAGCCAGAGTAGCAACACCCAAGGCTAAAGAGGACCTTCCAAGTTTATTGAATGATGGAAAGATTGAAATAACTGGCGAAACGCCAATTAAAACTGAAGGAACAGAAAGGGATAAAATAATTGCCCAGATTGTTCTGGGAATCTTCTTGGCCGCCACTGGTGCAGTTAGTTCTTCAGTTTTGGGATTTGAAGCAGGAATTTTCATTATTCCCCTGGTAATCTTTGGAGTTATAGGTTCAATTAACTCCGTAAACCTCATAGATGGAATGGATGGATTAGCCGCAGGGATACTGGCTATTGCCTCTGCTTCCTGTGCCATTTTCGCCATAATCACTGGAAATCCCGCTGCAGCAATTCCATTTGGAGTGTTAACCGGAGTTTCTGTTGGTTTTTTAGTTTTCAACCATTATCCTGCCATTATAATCATGGGGGATACTGGTTCCTTTGCCCTGGGAGCCGGCTACATTACTGCGGGTTTTGTAGGGGACGTGATTTACTTTGCAGTAATTGCCCTGGCCATACCCATCATCTCAGTAGTGGTCAGTCTAATGCACCGTTCACACATCATTAAATTGCCAGTGGAACCCTTACATCATACCCTGCACTACAAGGGCCTTAGTGAGAAAAAGATAATTGCCCTTTACTGGTCAACTACCCTGATCATATGCGTAGCAGCCATTTTAATCTACCAATTCCTGTGGTAA
- the hycI gene encoding hydrogenase maturation peptidase HycI, with protein sequence MKQFLKGHEKLVILGIGNEMRGDDGLGSVLAQKLVSYENKNLTVFDGKTVPENFTGAIKREAPSHIIILDAVEMNESPGHIRLVAKEEIANYGISTHALPLSFLIKYLESTHPAKIMLMGIQPKNMDLNHPISPEIQKSMSYVCRLFTSKIIG encoded by the coding sequence TTGAAACAATTTCTTAAAGGACATGAGAAACTGGTGATACTGGGAATTGGGAATGAAATGAGGGGAGATGATGGCCTGGGATCAGTGCTGGCCCAAAAACTGGTTTCCTATGAAAACAAGAATTTAACTGTTTTTGATGGTAAAACCGTGCCTGAAAATTTTACCGGGGCCATTAAAAGAGAAGCACCCAGTCATATTATAATTCTGGATGCAGTGGAGATGAATGAATCCCCGGGTCACATACGGTTGGTGGCCAAGGAGGAGATTGCCAACTACGGCATATCAACCCATGCCCTGCCTCTTTCATTCCTGATTAAATATCTGGAATCAACCCATCCTGCAAAAATTATGTTAATGGGAATTCAACCCAAAAACATGGATTTAAACCACCCTATATCTCCTGAAATTCAAAAAAGTATGAGTTATGTTTGCAGGTTATTCACCTCTAAAATCATCGGGTAA